The genomic stretch TGGCCGATCAGGTGGATAACCTGCGTCTGGCGGATACCGATACCGATGAAGCGCCGATGGAAGAAAACGACTCCACCTTGTCGGCCTCGGTCAGTGAATGGCGGCAAAACCTGAGCAAGAGCTGGCACAATTTCCTGTCGGATTTCATCACCATCCGCCGCCGTGACGACAGTGCTGAACCGCTGCTGGCACCGAATCAGGACGTCTATCTGCGTGAAAATATTCGTTCTCGCCTGTTGATCGCCGCACAAGCGGTGCCACGCCATCAGAACGAAACCTACCGTCAGTCGCTCGAAACCGCAGCAACCTGGGTGCGCGCCTACTTTGACGAAAGCGATCCGACCACCAAAGCGTTTCTCGACCAGTTGGATGCGCTAAGCCAACAGTCGGTGGCGATGGACGTGCCGAACGAACTGCAAAGCCAGCCACTGCTGGATAAACTGATGCAAACCCGGGTTCGCAACCTGCTGGCGCAGCCGTCCGCCACCCCACAGGAGGGCTGATTATGCTGAAGGTACTGCTGCTATTTGTGGTGCTGCTGGCAGGCATCGTGGTCGGGCCCATGCTGGCCGGACATCAGGGTTACGTGCTGATCCAAACCGACAATTACAACATTGAAACCAGCGTCACCGGGTTGGTGATTATGCTGGTCCTGTTTCTGCTGGCCTTTCTGGCGGTGGAATGGCTACTGCGGCGAGTATTCCGCACCGGGGCACGCACACGTGGCTGGTTTATCGGACGCAAACGCACCCGGGCGCGTCAGCAAACTAAAGCCGCGTTGCTGAAACTGACCGAAGGCGACTATCTGCAGGTAGAAAAACTGCTCACCCGCAACGCCGATCACGCCGAACAACCGGTGGTGAATTACCTGCTGGCGGCAGAAGCTGCCCAGCAACGCGGCGATGAATTCCGTACCCGCCAGTATCTTGAGCGGGCGGCGGAAATCGCCGACGGCGACCAGTTGCCGGTCGATATCACCCGCGTTCGCATTCAACTGGCCCGTAACGAAGACCACGCCGCTCGTCATGGCGTCGATCGTCTGCTGGAAGTGGCGCCGCGCCACCCGGAAGTATTGCGTCTGGCGGAACAGGCGTTTTTGCGTACCCACGCCTACAGCGCCTTGCTGGATATTCTGCCTGCCATGCGTAAAACCCGGCTGCATGACGAACCCTCTCTGGATGAATTGCAGCAGCGCGCCACCATCGGTCTGATGGATCAGGCGATGTCGGAAGGCGGCAGCGAAGGATTGAAACAGTGGTGGAAAAACCAGCCGCGTAAAGCCCGCCAGTCACTGGCGATGCAGGTGGCAATGGCTGAACGCCTGATCGTGTGTGATGACCCGGTGACCGCACAGGACATCATTATTGACGGGCTGAAGCAGCAGTTTGACTACCGACTGGTGCAGTTGCTCCCCCGGCTCAATAGTGGTCAACCGGAGCCGCTGGAGAAACTACTGCGTCAGCGTCTGAAACAGCACAATAACGATGCACTGTTACACAGCACGCTGGGGCAATTGCTGATGAAGCATGGCGAATGGCAACAAGCCAGCGATGCTTTCTCCGCCGCGCTGGCACTGCGACCAGACGCTTATGACTACGCCTGGTGTGCTGATGCCTTTGACCGACTCAAACGCCCTGAAGACGCCGCTCGCATGCGGCGCGACGGCCTGCTACTGACGTTACAGACCTCTCACGACGCCTGAAAAATCCAAACCGGTGCGACCCCGCGCCGGTTTTCTTTCACTTGTTTTTTTAACTTGTTTTTCTTCCACTCGGTTTTCTTCCCCACTTTTCTGATAACCACTTGATTTAGCAAAATAATGGCGAAAAAAAACGCTTGCCGACCAGCGACAAGCGTGCAATAAAAATCAGGTCTGAAAGACAACTTTAAGGTGCCCCACTCAACATTACGTCCAACCGCGATGAAACAGCACTTCATCAATAACCGGACGTCAGGCACCGTAAATGGCTCTGCGTCATTCCCAGGTTTATGAAGCCGAAGCAAACATAGAAGGTGGAATGAGCATCTACACATCTAATTAAGCATGAATGATGCCAACTTTTCAAAATTCACCAATAAAAAACCATTACTCATTGATAAATAAAACATTAAATGCAATACGTCGTTGAAGACCAAAATGATTAACGTGCTGAAAAATCAAGCATTCCGGGTCAGCATTGTCGCTAAACAGAGACACCATAAACCCTGACTTTTATACTCTTTAAAATTCAGATAGTTAAATGTCTCTCATTGGCGACACCGCTACCCCCATCCTGTCGCTAAAAAACCACAACTTATACCGGGTAGGGATAGCCCAAAAACAATCACCACCTCCCGAGGAGGTGGTTTAACACTGAAAACAAAACGGCCACGGTAACCGTGGCCGCTGTCATCAGGGAATAACGACGGAATCAGGCTGTCTGCGACAACTGTTCCAGACTCTGCTTCGCCAGTTGATACAGATAGTGCGCGGTAGGAAACAGCGCCCGGTCATCCACCCGGAATTTCGGGTGGTGTAGCGCATAGGGGCCACCTGACCCGACCATCATGAAAGTGCCCGGCAGTTTCTGCTGGTAGAACGCAAAGTCCTCACCGATCGGGCTGGCGTCAACACGGCGAGCCTCAAACCCTTCGGTATCCGCCACCTGCAACGCAAAATCCACCCAGTGCGCTGTGTTCACCACCGATGGTGGCCCCGGGTGCCAGATAAATTCGATTTCGGCACCGAAGGTGCTGGCGATACCGGCGACAATCTGACGGAAACGTTGTTCTATCAAGTCACGTGCCGCCTGACTGAACGTACGCACGGTGCCTTCCACATAGGCGGTGTCAGGAATCACGTTCCAGGTGCTGCCGCTGTGAACCTGGGTAATCGACACCACCGCATTGTTGTCTGACGGTACGGTACGACTGATGATAGTCTGCACCGCGGAAATCAGCTGCCCCAAAATAATGATCGGATCATTACCTTCATGCGGTTTGGCAGCATGGCAGCCCTTGGCGGCAATCTTGATTTCGAAACGGTCGACCCCGGCAGTCAGTGCACCGTCTTTACCGCCAATCACGCCGACCGGTAACGTTGGGTCGTTATGAATGCCAAAAATGGCGCTGGCACCGTCAAGCGCGCCAACGGCGATGACTTCCGGTGCGCCCAATCCGGTTTCTTCCGCAGCCTGAAACAGAATACGCACGGTACCTTTCAGTTCCGGCTCAATGCGCTTGAGCAGGATCGCCGCCCCCAGCGCCGCCGAAGAGTGAAAATCGTGTCCACAGGCGTGCATCACCCCGGCATTTTTTGAGCTGAACTCAACGCCGGACTCTTCCTCAATCGGCAGGGCATCAATATCGGAACGCACGACGACCAGCGGGCCGTCTTGCAGGCCGCCCACTTCCGCCACCAGCCCGGTTTTTAGCGGCAACTCAAGGATGCGAATACCTTCTTTTTCCAGTACAGCACGAATTTTTTTCGTCGTTTCAAACTCTTGATTGGACAATTCCGGATGCTGATGCAGTTCATGCCGAAACGCCTGAATAAACTGCGCCAACGGCGCATGCTGCGCATGTTCTTTCATGTCGGGTGACTCCTCTTCTTCTGCCCCGTCATCACGGGGCGTGCCCGCAGGTGAATAGGTTATCGATCAGATATCGAACTCTGAGGGTTCCTGAATCGTGGTGAGTTGCCGCAGGAAGCGACGGGTCTGCGGATTATCGGAGAAACTGATCACCTTCTCCGCCGGGCCTTGCTCAACAATATGCCCATCAGC from Dickeya zeae NCPPB 2538 encodes the following:
- a CDS encoding M20 peptidase aminoacylase family protein; the protein is MKEHAQHAPLAQFIQAFRHELHQHPELSNQEFETTKKIRAVLEKEGIRILELPLKTGLVAEVGGLQDGPLVVVRSDIDALPIEEESGVEFSSKNAGVMHACGHDFHSSAALGAAILLKRIEPELKGTVRILFQAAEETGLGAPEVIAVGALDGASAIFGIHNDPTLPVGVIGGKDGALTAGVDRFEIKIAAKGCHAAKPHEGNDPIIILGQLISAVQTIISRTVPSDNNAVVSITQVHSGSTWNVIPDTAYVEGTVRTFSQAARDLIEQRFRQIVAGIASTFGAEIEFIWHPGPPSVVNTAHWVDFALQVADTEGFEARRVDASPIGEDFAFYQQKLPGTFMMVGSGGPYALHHPKFRVDDRALFPTAHYLYQLAKQSLEQLSQTA
- the hemY gene encoding protoheme IX biogenesis protein HemY, with amino-acid sequence MLKVLLLFVVLLAGIVVGPMLAGHQGYVLIQTDNYNIETSVTGLVIMLVLFLLAFLAVEWLLRRVFRTGARTRGWFIGRKRTRARQQTKAALLKLTEGDYLQVEKLLTRNADHAEQPVVNYLLAAEAAQQRGDEFRTRQYLERAAEIADGDQLPVDITRVRIQLARNEDHAARHGVDRLLEVAPRHPEVLRLAEQAFLRTHAYSALLDILPAMRKTRLHDEPSLDELQQRATIGLMDQAMSEGGSEGLKQWWKNQPRKARQSLAMQVAMAERLIVCDDPVTAQDIIIDGLKQQFDYRLVQLLPRLNSGQPEPLEKLLRQRLKQHNNDALLHSTLGQLLMKHGEWQQASDAFSAALALRPDAYDYAWCADAFDRLKRPEDAARMRRDGLLLTLQTSHDA